From Gracilinanus agilis isolate LMUSP501 unplaced genomic scaffold, AgileGrace unplaced_scaffold60159, whole genome shotgun sequence, one genomic window encodes:
- the LOC123256517 gene encoding probable E3 ubiquitin-protein ligase TRIML1: MDISKVAEKLRSELTCSICLDLFDYAVTLDCGHSFCEVCVLRSWLQAHVHWTCPLCKSSSQPRVLKPNWLLKDLVSFTSRRLPGLGEEDGQAICGQHQAIQKLFCEDDHTPLCVSCLTSAQHEAHGVYPLKESAETCKGQLQEAIGCLWAKVRQAQVLLEQEKRRWRKCAMEAHTLRWVILPEYIKTHPTWKEEEQQVLLEEEKRINVRRLETTQARIHCYVQSLKKMTGELKKTLEKPVMEMLLEWRSSMERSQELLLRCPEPAALGWTVCGTTGMRELLLAFQSHISMDPETAHSNLIFSGDLKSVSIARQGILANLQGEVLSMLGAQSFTSGSHYWEVEEENQTGTLTICPLIPQY, from the exons ATGGATATCAGCAAGGTGGCTGAGAAGCTCAGGTCAGAACTGACCTGTTCTATTTGCTTGGATCTCTTTGACTACGCAGTGACCCTTGACTGTGGACACAGCTTCTGCGAAGTGTGTGTCCTTCGGAGCTGGCTGCAGGCCCATGTGCATTGGACCTGCCCCCTGTGCAAGTCAAGCAGTCAGCCCAGAGTCTTAAAGCCCAACTGGCTCCTGAAGGACCTAGTCAGCTTCACTAGCAGGAGACTTCCTGGGCTGGGCGAGGAGGATGGTCAGGCTATCTGTGGTCAACACCAAGCCATTCAGAAGCTGTTCTGTGAAGATGATCACACCCCACTCTGTGTCTCCTGCTTAACCTCCGCGCAACACGAAGCTCATGGTGTGTATCCCCTAAAAGAGTCTGCTGAGACCTGCAAGGGACAGCTGCAGGAAGCCATTGGCTGTCTGTGGGCCAAGGTGAGACAGGCCCAAGTGTTGCTGGAGCaggagaaaaggagatggaggaaGTGTGCAATGGAGGCCCACACGCTGAGGTGGGTCATCCTGCCAGAATACATTAAGACCCACCCTACCTGGAAAGAGGAGGAACAACAGGTTCTcctggaggaggaaaagagaatcaATGTGAGGAGATTAGAGACCACCCAGGCCAGAATCCACTGCTATGTCCAAAGCCTCAAGAAGATGACTGGGGAACTCAAGAAGACTTTGGAGAAACCAGTCATGGAGATGCTCCTGGAATGGAGGAGCAGTATGGAAAGGAGTCAGGAGCTGCTGCTGCGCTGTCCAGAGCCTGCTGCCCTAGGCTGGACTGTGTGCGGAACCACTGGAATGAGGGAACTACTACTGGCCTTCCAAAGTCACATCAGTATGGATCCAGAAACAGCCCATTCCAATCTCATCTTCTCTGGAGATCTGAAGAGCGTGAGCATTGCCAGGCAGGGCATACTGGCCAACCTTCAAGGAGAGGTTCTTTCCATGCTGGGTGCTCAGAGCTTCACCTCAGGGAGTCATTATTGGGAGGTGGAG GAAGAGAACCAGACCGGCACTCTCACCATCTGTCCACTGATCCCTCAGTACTGA